Proteins encoded within one genomic window of Spirulina major PCC 6313:
- the devC gene encoding ABC transporter permease DevC yields the protein MKIPLAWLQLTHERMRLLIAMAGIGFANLLMFMQFGFRDALFESAVVLHRRIQGDVFLLSPESTALIAMDSFSNRRLYQSAGVAGVEAIYPLYIDFALWKNPETKATRGIMVLGINPMDDFLDLPGLADAKHQIQREDAVLFDRLSRPEFGPIPDLFATAESVTTEANEKRLTVVGLFDLGASFGADGNVIASETTFLNIFTNRDAGQIEIGVIELAETANPEAVIRRLKQHLPEDVLVLSRAEFIAFEKDYWETGTAIGFIFTLGAGMGFIVGVVIVYQILYSDVADHLPEYATLKAMGYGDRYLLTVVFQQAIILALIGYAPGLGISSLLYVLTAQGTSLPMAMTASKALTVLFLTVVMCMGSGAIAVRKLSAADPADIF from the coding sequence ATGAAGATCCCCCTCGCTTGGCTCCAACTCACCCATGAGCGGATGCGGCTCCTGATTGCGATGGCGGGCATTGGTTTTGCCAATCTCCTGATGTTCATGCAGTTTGGGTTTCGAGATGCCCTCTTTGAAAGTGCGGTGGTGCTCCATCGCCGCATCCAAGGCGATGTTTTTCTCCTCAGCCCGGAAAGCACCGCCCTGATCGCCATGGATTCCTTTTCCAATCGTCGTTTGTACCAAAGTGCCGGGGTAGCCGGAGTGGAGGCGATTTACCCCCTGTACATTGATTTTGCCCTCTGGAAAAACCCTGAAACTAAGGCAACGCGGGGCATTATGGTGTTGGGCATCAACCCCATGGATGATTTTCTAGATTTACCGGGACTGGCCGACGCGAAACACCAGATCCAGCGGGAAGATGCGGTGCTGTTCGATCGCCTCTCTCGCCCGGAGTTTGGCCCGATTCCCGACCTCTTTGCCACCGCAGAAAGCGTCACGACCGAAGCCAATGAAAAACGTCTGACGGTGGTGGGCTTGTTTGATCTTGGGGCCTCCTTTGGGGCGGATGGCAATGTGATTGCGAGTGAAACGACCTTCCTCAATATTTTTACCAATCGGGACGCGGGCCAGATTGAAATTGGGGTGATTGAGTTAGCCGAGACGGCGAATCCGGAGGCGGTGATCCGTCGCTTAAAACAACACCTTCCGGAAGATGTGTTGGTGTTGTCCCGCGCAGAATTTATTGCCTTTGAGAAAGACTATTGGGAGACGGGGACAGCGATCGGGTTTATCTTCACCCTGGGGGCAGGGATGGGGTTTATTGTCGGGGTGGTGATTGTCTATCAAATTCTCTATTCTGATGTGGCGGATCATCTGCCGGAATATGCAACGCTGAAGGCGATGGGCTATGGCGATCGCTACCTGCTGACGGTGGTGTTTCAACAGGCGATCATCCTCGCGTTGATCGGCTATGCGCCGGGCCTGGGGATTTCCAGCCTGCTCTACGTCCTCACAGCCCAGGGAACCAGCTTACCGATGGCGATGACCGCTAGTAAGGCCCTCACCGTCTTGTTTTTGACCGTAGTGATGTGTATGGGGTCGGGCGCGATCGCCGTCCGCAAACTCAGCGCCGCCGACCCTGCCGATATTTTTTAA
- a CDS encoding efflux RND transporter periplasmic adaptor subunit, which produces MFVNVEQWVKRLKGRNGLISLVLLGLLTLGLTVFYGLQLLRQPDTEAGAGEEAAIAPLESITALGRIEPLGEVIQLSPPPALGGAKVERLLVEEGQTVIANQVVAQLDNYDRLQAALDKARQDVKVAESELARVAAGAQVGEIRAATARIERLQAQRQGEEVTNQAILERRQAEVNHARTEYNRYQQLFDDGVVSASERDQRQLTLTTMEKALREAEAQAQETDATLERQIQEAQADRDRIAEIRPVDLNQARARVDQAQAVVRQAITDLELGVVRSPIIGQVLQINVYPGEAIDSGSGILDIGRTDQMVVIAEIYESDIANIALDQTARITSENNAFTDELQGRVSQIGLQVGKKDVLDTDPQADIDVRVVEVEIRLDPADSRTVAGLTNAKVLVEIDQSAP; this is translated from the coding sequence GTGTTTGTGAATGTTGAACAATGGGTGAAGCGTCTGAAGGGGCGCAACGGTCTAATCAGCTTGGTTTTGCTGGGATTGTTGACCCTGGGCTTGACTGTGTTTTATGGCCTCCAATTGCTGCGTCAACCGGACACCGAGGCGGGAGCGGGGGAAGAAGCAGCGATCGCCCCCCTCGAATCCATCACCGCCCTCGGTCGGATTGAACCCCTGGGGGAAGTGATTCAACTATCGCCCCCACCGGCCCTAGGGGGAGCCAAGGTTGAGCGGCTCTTGGTCGAAGAAGGTCAGACGGTGATCGCGAATCAAGTGGTGGCCCAGCTTGACAACTACGATCGCCTCCAAGCTGCCCTTGATAAAGCCCGGCAGGATGTCAAAGTGGCGGAATCCGAGCTAGCGCGGGTGGCAGCCGGGGCGCAGGTGGGGGAAATTCGGGCGGCCACAGCGCGGATCGAGCGTTTGCAGGCCCAGCGTCAGGGGGAGGAAGTGACGAATCAAGCCATCCTCGAACGCCGCCAAGCTGAAGTGAATCACGCCCGCACGGAATACAATCGCTATCAACAGCTATTTGATGATGGGGTGGTGTCAGCATCGGAGCGCGATCAGCGACAGTTGACCCTGACCACGATGGAAAAAGCCTTGCGGGAGGCAGAAGCCCAAGCCCAGGAAACCGATGCAACCCTGGAGCGACAAATTCAAGAGGCCCAAGCCGATCGCGATCGCATCGCCGAAATTCGCCCGGTGGATTTGAACCAAGCCCGCGCCCGTGTGGATCAAGCGCAAGCGGTCGTCCGGCAGGCGATTACGGATTTAGAATTGGGGGTGGTGCGATCGCCCATCATCGGTCAAGTGCTGCAAATTAATGTCTATCCGGGAGAAGCGATCGACAGTGGATCAGGAATCCTCGACATTGGCCGCACCGATCAAATGGTGGTCATCGCCGAAATCTACGAAAGCGACATCGCCAACATCGCCCTCGACCAAACCGCCCGCATCACCAGCGAAAACAACGCCTTCACCGATGAATTACAAGGTCGTGTCTCCCAAATCGGCCTCCAAGTCGGCAAAAAAGATGTCCTCGACACCGACCCCCAAGCCGACATCGATGTGCGCGTCGTCGAAGTCGAAATTCGCCTCGATCCCGCCGATAGCCGCACCGTCGCCGGACTCACCAACGCCAAAGTCCTTGTTGAAATTGATCAATCCGCGCCATGA
- the glnA gene encoding type I glutamate--ammonia ligase: MPETPQDVLQMIKDEDIQIIDLKFIDLPGTWQHCSFYQNQIDEDSFVDGVAFDGSSIRGWKAINESDMSMVPDPKTAWIDPFYKEKTLSMICSIKEPRTGEWYSRDPRSIAMKAVDYLSSTGIGDTAFFGPEAEFFLFDDVRFDQNEHEGYYHVDSVEGRWNSGRIEAGGNLGHKPGYKQGYFPVGPTDTQQDIRTEMLLTMKACGVPIEKHHHEVATGGQNELGIRFNTLIQAADDLMTYKYVVKNVAKKYGKTATFMPKPLFNDNGSGMHTHQSIWKNGEPTFFSADGYANLSQTALWYIGGILKHAPALLAFTNPSINSYKRLVPGFEAPVNLAYSQGNRSASVRIPLSGPSPKAKRLEFRCPDATANPYTAFAAMLLAGIDGIKNQIDPGSPLDVDIYDLSPEELSKIPSTPGSLEEALECLKNDHEFLTGTGVFTPEFIENWIAYKIDTEINPMRLRPHPYEFALYYDA; the protein is encoded by the coding sequence ATGCCAGAGACCCCTCAAGACGTATTGCAGATGATCAAGGATGAAGACATCCAGATCATTGACCTCAAGTTCATTGACTTGCCCGGAACGTGGCAGCATTGCTCGTTCTATCAAAACCAAATCGACGAAGATTCCTTTGTCGATGGTGTGGCGTTCGATGGCTCCAGTATTCGCGGCTGGAAAGCGATTAACGAATCGGATATGTCCATGGTTCCCGACCCGAAAACCGCCTGGATTGATCCGTTCTACAAAGAAAAAACCTTGAGCATGATTTGCAGCATCAAGGAGCCGCGCACGGGAGAATGGTACTCCCGTGATCCCCGCAGCATCGCCATGAAAGCCGTTGACTACCTCAGTTCAACCGGGATCGGAGACACAGCATTTTTTGGCCCTGAAGCGGAATTTTTCCTCTTCGATGATGTGCGTTTCGACCAAAATGAACATGAAGGTTACTACCACGTTGATAGCGTCGAGGGTCGTTGGAACTCCGGCCGCATCGAAGCGGGAGGGAACTTAGGACATAAGCCCGGTTACAAACAAGGCTATTTCCCCGTTGGCCCGACGGATACTCAGCAGGATATCCGCACCGAAATGTTGCTGACGATGAAAGCCTGTGGGGTTCCCATCGAGAAGCATCACCATGAAGTGGCGACCGGTGGACAAAACGAATTGGGCATTCGGTTCAATACGCTGATCCAAGCAGCGGATGACCTGATGACCTATAAGTATGTGGTCAAAAATGTGGCGAAGAAATACGGCAAGACGGCGACGTTTATGCCGAAGCCGCTGTTTAATGACAATGGTTCTGGGATGCACACCCACCAGTCGATCTGGAAAAATGGTGAGCCGACCTTCTTTAGTGCCGATGGCTATGCCAACCTCAGCCAAACGGCGCTGTGGTACATCGGGGGGATTCTGAAGCACGCGCCTGCTTTGTTGGCATTTACGAACCCGTCGATCAACTCCTATAAGCGGTTGGTGCCTGGGTTTGAAGCGCCGGTGAACTTGGCTTATTCCCAGGGGAATCGTTCGGCTTCGGTGCGAATTCCTCTGTCTGGGCCGAGTCCGAAGGCGAAACGGTTAGAGTTCCGCTGTCCCGATGCGACGGCGAACCCCTATACGGCGTTTGCGGCGATGCTGCTGGCGGGGATTGATGGGATCAAGAATCAAATTGATCCGGGTTCTCCCTTGGATGTGGATATTTATGATCTCAGCCCTGAGGAGTTGAGCAAGATTCCGAGTACGCCGGGGTCGTTGGAAGAGGCGTTGGAATGCTTGAAGAATGATCATGAGTTTTTGACGGGCACGGGGGTCTTTACGCCGGAGTTCATCGAAAACTGGATCGCCTACAAGATCGATACGGAGATCAACCCGATGCGCTTGCGGCCCCATCCCTATGAGTTTGCGCTCTATTACGATGCGTAG